From Paralcaligenes sp. KSB-10:
AAATAGACACGGGGTTACCTAGGTCGGTTTAATTTAACTGCTATTGTATAATCGCAGGTTTGAAACTGTTGCGGTCGTTGTGGTTGGAAGGTTCTTCCGGCGAAAACGGCCTAATCTTAGCGGCGTATATCGCCCGGATCGAAACCCGATCGTCGAGGTCTTCATGAAGCGTGTGCTTTCCAGTATGTTGGTTGCCAGCGGCTTGCTGCTGGGTTCGTCTTTTTTGTCCGCCAGCTTTGCCGCCGAAGCGGTCGGGGTTCCCAAGCCCGACGCCGCCAAGGGCGAGCAGCTCTATGTCAACGGCGATTCGGCGCGCGGCATTATTGCCTGTGCTTCCTGCCACGGGGCGGCTGGCAACAGCACGATTCCGTCCAATCCGAATCTGGCCGCCCAGCCGCACGAGTATCTGGCCAAGCAATTGGCTGATTTTCGTCCGAAAGACGCCAAATCGACACCCTTGCGCCGCGGCGCAAATGGCGCCAACACGGTCATGACCAACTTTGCCGCCGCGCTTACACCCGCCGATATGCAAAATATCGCGTATTACCTGGCACAGCAACCGCTCGATCTTGCAAAGGCCGGCACGGCTAGCAAAAAAGCCACCGTGGAACTTGGCCAGAGCATCTGGCGTGGCGGCTTGCCCGACCGCAATGTCGCGGCGTGCGCCAGTTGCCACTCGGCAAATGGCGCCGGCCTGCCTGGCGAATTCCCCCGCCTGTCCGGCCAGCACCCTGCCTATATTGAAGAGCAGCTCAAGCTGTTCCGTAGCGGCGATCGCGCCAATGGCCCCATGATGCATGATATCGCCGATCGCATGTCCGACGCCGATATCGCGGCCGTTGCCGACTACGCCGCGGGTTTGCGTTAAACCTGTGGTTGTGCGGGAACTATTTCCGTGCAGCCAGATCAAATGGGGGGGAAGCTGTAGCCGGCGTCCTCCCTTTTTTGCGAATTGAAATGAACCGAACTTTATCTGTACGCCGCTGGAGCATCGATGTCCTCGAATTGCTCGGCTCCATGCGTTTTGCCGTCAGTCTGTTAATGTTCATTTGTGTGGCAAGCCTTATCGGCACTGTGCTGCAGCAGAATCAG
This genomic window contains:
- a CDS encoding c-type cytochrome, which translates into the protein MKRVLSSMLVASGLLLGSSFLSASFAAEAVGVPKPDAAKGEQLYVNGDSARGIIACASCHGAAGNSTIPSNPNLAAQPHEYLAKQLADFRPKDAKSTPLRRGANGANTVMTNFAAALTPADMQNIAYYLAQQPLDLAKAGTASKKATVELGQSIWRGGLPDRNVAACASCHSANGAGLPGEFPRLSGQHPAYIEEQLKLFRSGDRANGPMMHDIADRMSDADIAAVADYAAGLR